In Monodelphis domestica isolate mMonDom1 chromosome 4, mMonDom1.pri, whole genome shotgun sequence, one DNA window encodes the following:
- the FUNDC1 gene encoding FUN14 domain-containing protein 1 yields the protein MATRNPRPTEHDSDDDSYEVLDLTEYARRHHWWNRVFGHSSGPIVEKYSVATQIVMGGVTGWCAGFLFQKVGKLAATAVGGGFLLLQIASHSGYVQVDWKRVEKDVNKAKRQIKRRANKAAPEINTIIEESTEFIKQNIVVSSGFVGGFLLGLAS from the exons ATGGCGACCAGGAATCCCCGTCCCACAG AACATGACAGTGATGATGACTCTTATGAAGTACTGGATTTAACAGAGTATGCAAGAAGACACCACTGGTGGAACCGTGTTTTTGGCCACAGCTCTGGACctattgtagaaaaatattctgtAGCTACTCAGATTGTAATGGGTGGAGTTACTGGATG gtgTGCAGGATTTTTGTTCCAGAAAGTTGGGAAACTTGCAGCTACTGCAGTGGGTGGTGGCTTTCTTCTCTTGCAG atTGCCAGTCACAGTGGCTATGTGCAAGTTGACTGGAAGAGAGTTGAAAAAGATGTAAACAAAgcaaaaagacaaattaaaagaaGAGCAAATAAAGCTGCACCTGAAATCAATACCATAATTGAAGAG tcaaCAGAATTTATCAAACAGAATATAGTGGTGTCCAGTGGATTTGTGGGAGGCTTCTTGCTAGGCCTTGCATCGTAA